GTTCTCTCTGGATTTCAGTATCTCAATCAGTGGACAAGGTATAACCAGGTACTGTGATATCTGATACCTCAAATATGAAAACATGATACCATATGCATCTTTATGTGAGATTGTTTGGTGGATATGCCGAATGTTGGTAAGCTAGTATAGCTCGGATAACTCAAAGTAATCTGAATTTAAGACATTGCAGTATTACTTGTCATGGCTAATGTTACTTGATGTTACTTAAGAACTCTTTATTCTCGTCTTTTCTGAATAGACCTCAACGAATGGTAGTGGTAAGCATTTAAACTCAACTATATATAGAACATATACAATgtataaattttgttatataaGTTAGCTGTATTATGCAGGGTATTTGGCTGGAtttttttgcaatgaaaattGTTTCTAATATCACATATTAAAATGCTCGGACAAGTCCCATTACATTTTGAATTCTTCTTGTTCTAGGCTGTGGAAATGGTCAAGAAAACGCCTGCTTACAAAAATAGGTTACGAGCCTTGGAACTTGAGCGTAGTGGAGGAACTACAAATAAGAAGAAGACTCACAAGCTGACGAATAAGTATGACCCtgtcaaaagttctttgagagtTAATAATAAGATTTCATGGATGTCCTTTTCTTCTCTTGATGATGTGTCAATCAATGTGGACACCTCGTCCTTTCAAACTCCCATGTGCTTCTTTTTTAGGATTATTCTTTGGGTACTCCCCTTGTATCGGGCTTTGCATATTATGATTCTCAAATTATGGTAACAACAAAATGGGCTGTGTTCTTATTGCagaaaaatggaagaagatTTCAGCAAAGATCTTGACCTGCAGATAAAGGGAGCCGAAAAGCCATCCATCTGGGGACTTCTTGGTGTCCGTTTCCTACTCCTACCTTATACAATTGGAAAGGTTGTAGCGCTGTTACTGCAACTTTTTTTAATGTGTATTATTCAACAGTAACTGCAATGGCTATGGTTTCTTGTTGATCTATTTCGTTCATGAATAGGTGCTGATCTTAGCTTATTTAGCCAAAATTGatgtttgtgttttatttttatccgATCCAGCTATTGTTATGGTCTGGTTGTTGGTTTTGGAGATACAAGGTGAAAAAAGCTCCATATTCTTGGGAAGATGCATCTCACCTTACACAAAGGTCCCTTGGAGTTCCTCTTGATGCGTGGATAAATATTGGTACGTTGGATCTAATcttcatctatatatacatatgctaATCGTGTGCCAAACAAAGAGTGCTATGCGCCATATCATCTATaatcacccccccccccaaaaagaaaaaaaaagaaaaagaaaaagaaaaagtaaaaacaaaaggcTGGACCCATACAAGAACTCTCCattatgtttttgttggttGCAGTCTTTCCTGACTTTAgtaatttttgatattttacatatatcaaaaactttatatatatatatatataaagttctTTCCAGACTTCACGCTGTTGATACTGCACCTGCACACTGTACTTGTGTGCTCTAGAGGGTCCTTAACTTAAAAGAGTTTTAGAAATTAAGATATTTGTATGTTTCTATCAGATGACTCCACAAAGGAAGATCTTGTTCAAAGACGTTTATGGGAGAAATCCAACTTGGAGAGCTACCTATCCGAGATGCGGAAAGAATCAAAGCGTAGGAGATAAACAGGCTTTGCTTTGCTATACTCTGAAATACCAACGACAAACTTCTGATACAAGTCAAACATACACGGAAGAGTTTACCCATAATGCGCGAAGAATCAGAAACAGTAGTATTTGGTTTTTAGGAAAAAGGCAGAGTAGGATAATTGTTTCGAACCCCCAACTTACCAACCTTTTTAAGCCTTCAGAATCTCAGATGTGAGCTTATGTGTAGTTGGTTTAATGGGTCAATAGATCTTGATGTGAAGTTCTTCAAACTGATCTTGGTGGGTGGCATGGCATGCTGAGGTAACTTGGCAGGCTTGTTCCCTCTCTTTGTTTCGCTTCTGACAGATATTTGGTGATGATGCTTTTTAAACCGATTATTGGGAGAGCCATTATATTGCTATTAGcctgttatgtttttttttttttttgaatgcgCATACCAAATTTTGTTCTGTTGGCGAGTCGAAGTACGATGGTTGCCCATTTCTCCCCTATTTTTCGTCATTTTTCTGACATCGATGTATACAAATAACATTTGTATTGATGTCAATTTCTGAGGACATCTCCATACGCCTCAAATATGGGATGGTGAGAGACACATGGAGTTGAAACCGTTGAATCCTCTAACTTCTTTGTCCAGACAAAACAtatatcattcattcatttcatttaaagaGGAATGGGGAATAGAAAAAGAACGAAACAAAGCTTCTtccaagaaaagagaaaataaaaaataaaaaaaacccgaCAGGGTATAGTTActggaaaatatattattaagtactcttaaaatatatagaaaaattatattttcaagtccGTGTATAGAGTACACTTAATAAAATGTTGATTTAGaagataagttttaaaatttaatttttaaaagttaaatattatcatttaagtgatgtgaataCTGTGTTCAATACATCGACTTGAcaataaaattactcatataatatttttatcctattataaaacatcatatcatactcacttatataattagtaaaaataatcaaaagttaataaaataaacatcatattCTATTGTAaatttgagttaagttgaaagttgaataaattattgtaaaaatattatttttttaatattattattattttaaaatttgaaaaaattaaattatttattatattttatgttaaaatttaaaaaaattataatgattagataatatgagttgagatgagttacgaaGCGTTTGAGATCCAAACGACCTTACCACTgtaagaattattaaaaaaaggaaaatgctagatgccTCGTTGGGCTCtagtgtttttttatgtgtttttttagttttttttttatatagatatttttaataatttttaatattttaaaaaaatcaaataaaaattataatattattaaaaaatactttcttaattacgaagtagaataattcgtgattaagaaaatattttttaataatatttttttactttctaattaaagaaatattttttaataatattttaaatttattttattttttaaaaatatttaaaaataaaaaaaaaattatataaaaaataaattaaaaagatacacttaaaaaaatacatgcaaaGCCCATGGCCCCAGCAGGGGCTGCAGCATGAcccttaaaaaagaaaagaaaaaaaagaaacaaagcacTCCTGGCTCCCGAGCCTACTTGGCCACTGCAGTTTATGCTGCTCGATTTTCTCCGTTTCCCCAACGATACCCTTCCAAAATCCTCTCCGGGGCTCTTTCGATCTCATGCTACCAAGCATTCTCTAATGGCTCAGTCTCAGGTCCTCTTCCCTTCCCTTCTCTGAAATGTCAGTAACCATTGGTATGTGTAAATGATATcttgattgaaaaaaatgataataacaaTCTCGTTTTGTTACACATAATAGATTGGATATTTGGTTCCGCTTATTCAAAATCTTGTCGAAGACGCTTCAATCCCAAAGCTCACCCTCTCTGAAGGCGCAAACTTGATTGGCCGCAACAACCTCCCAGTGCCCGACAAGCGGCTCAGCCGCAAGCACATCACTCTAACCGCTTCCGCCGATGGCTCCTCCGCCAACTTGTTTGTGGTGAGTAGCCCTTTACTTCTGCTCAAAGACAACTCTATTCCcgtaaatatatattgttgtgCTCGATTGGTTTATCTGGGTGGAATGTTTTAGGAGGGTACGAATCCCATTGTGATCAATTCCGGGAATAAGAGAAGGAAGCTGTGTTCTCAAGAAAGCGCTACCATTTCAGACGGTGCTATTATAGAGCTGATTCCAGGGCATCATTTTTTCAAGTACGTATCGTCGGGTGGCGACGAAAACGCACCTTTGCGTCAGACCCATAAGAGGAATGAAGCAAGAGAGTTCGGTAAAGGAGAGGAACCATGTCGAAGGAGGCCGCATCAAACGTCTGAACGCATATCCTTTGGTACCAAATCTCAGGTGTTGTATTTGCATTTGTTTTAGTAGTGCTTTTATTTACACTTTTGGCATTTATTTGATTTCTGTTCTTAACAAAAACTGGGAACAGTTTCGTATTTTTGGTTTTTGCTAGAAACATTCTGGCTtacttttgtttgaattttacaGATTGGAAATTCAGGGCACTCCCAGTCTAAGGGAGAGAGTAATGAGATGGCTATCCGACATTTTCATGTCTCTAATGATAAGTTACCTTGGACTTTTCGGCTCTTGCAAGTGAAAGAGCTGCCAGCATGGGCAAACACCTCTTGTGTTTCATTAAGTGATGTGATTCAGGTAACAAcattcaccaataaaaaaaccaacattTAAAATTTTGCATATCCAGTATCTACCTGCTTAATTCGTAGAGTTTTGTGCGTTATTTTCAAGGAGAATTTTCCAATTTAATCTTTGGTGCTTTTATCACTTTGAAAGAAATAATGGATTGTCTAAAACACTAGTATTTGATTGTTGACTTGATTTGCATGCAAATGATctgatttcttgtttgtttggtAGGGGGATATTCTCATCGCTATCCTTTCAAATTACATGGTAGACATCGACTGGTTGTTACCTGGTGAGTTCTATTCACTTTGGTTGTTATCCTTGGTTTAGTTCCACTTTCCTGCCTGTCTGAGCTAGACTGGGTTAACATCTTGCACTGAAAGAAATCTATTGAGAAGTAGGTATTTAAGTTCTTAGAAGTATGTAAATAATGTATGTACGTTCACCGATAATGTCTGACATCTGTATCCAATTCCCATGTCTCAGTTTTGAGTTGAAAGAGCCAAAGGT
This genomic interval from Juglans regia cultivar Chandler chromosome 3, Walnut 2.0, whole genome shotgun sequence contains the following:
- the LOC109020380 gene encoding chaperone protein dnaJ 50, giving the protein MAPAATIRLFAVMSVLMLFLLLSPSMAIYCDEDDCYDLLGVSQSANSSEIKKAYYKLSLKYHPDKNPDPESKKIFVKIANAYEILKDEATREQYDYAIAHPEEVFYNTARYYQAYYGHKTDPRAVLVGLLLVLSGFQYLNQWTRYNQAVEMVKKTPAYKNRLRALELERSGGTTNKKKTHKLTNKKMEEDFSKDLDLQIKGAEKPSIWGLLGVRFLLLPYTIGKLLLWSGCWFWRYKVKKAPYSWEDASHLTQRSLGVPLDAWINIDDSTKEDLVQRRLWEKSNLESYLSEMRKESKRRR